The following DNA comes from Gadus chalcogrammus isolate NIFS_2021 chromosome 12, NIFS_Gcha_1.0, whole genome shotgun sequence.
GTGACTGCGCAGCGCGGACGCAGCTGCAGCTTTTCATTATTGCCACGTGTGTTTTTATTGATGTAAAATGGCTTCCCTTGTTCCATTTTTCTATGACAATGCAGGAGAATACTAATAATTGTTCTCTCTGTTCTTCTAGATGCTGGTTCCAGTGACCACCTTCATCAGTCTGGGGAAATGTAGCTGCTGCTGGAATGAGGGTTTAATGGTGAGGCAGAGACTCACTACACATAACTGGGTTAGAGAAATGTGAACAGGCTGCTCTGTTAAGAGCAGGAATCATTGGATGGTTTAATTGTGTTTGAGCGGCATGTTGAAGTTATGAAGGTCAATCCGAAgtgtattaattaattaactatAGAAATGCAGTAAATGTTATCCCAtaagattagggttagggttagggttcattcCATCTTTTTCACGATACATTGTCTGGGTAACTGTGGTGTAACTTTTGGGGTTTCAGATCCACAACTCTCTTCTCTTCAAAATGCATATAGGCTACTGTTTATTTGTAGTAACTGTTTTACTCATTCGACTTCTCAAACATGGACTTTGGTTATGGCCATGGGTGCTCGGTGCTTAAGTTGTGAACCGTCTGTGCAGCAAGCACTTTGAACTTGACTGACAGAACTTAAGAACAGTACTCAAGTACATTCACTTTGTTACAGTCACATCCCTGGTAGAATGCGAATGCTCTCCAAGTTACATTAATCTAACTGGGGTCTTATTTTTCTCTGGGTGTGGGACGGActcagtaagtgtgtgtgtcacacagctGTCTAACGTATCTGTTGACACTTTGCTGTGACTGCCCAAACAGCTTATAGAAAcattccttctccctctccgacTCTATCTTACActgaaacacaccacacaccctaCTGGGAAGCACTGGCACTCATGGCAGTATCCTTATTGGtggctctctctatctccctccctctctctagatGTGTGGTTCGGTATTGGCTGCGGTGGTGGGCATGGTTGGTTCTGGCTACTGTTTCGTCCTATCAGGGATGACCTTGCTGCAGGGTCCTCTGTGTTTCACTGTTCTGGGCTGGACTTCCCCCTTTTCCGATGATGGCGGCAGGTAATATGAAAgcaattgtgtgtttgtgtgcatatgtgtctgTGACAGTCTATGAAAAGTAATTAATAGTGTGATATTGTGCGATTGTTTTGCTGTTTTCACACTTCTGTATATGCTGGAGTAGCCTGGGTTGTCTTGGCACAGCGTTTGAGAAGTAACAAGTACTCTAGTGTTACTATACTATTATTAAGTgaatcccttcctccctctctccctccctccctccctccctctttctctccctcctccctccctccctcctccctccctccctccctccctccctccctctctctctctctcttcctcctctctctctctctctctctctctctctctcatctctctcatctctctctctgctctctctctctctctctctctctcttctctcctctctctctctctcctccctccctccctcccatccctccctctccctctccctctccctctctctctctctctctctctccctccctctccccctctctctctctctctctctctctctctctctctctctctctctctctccaggtatcTGCTGGAGCCAGACTCGTGGTCCCAGTGCCTGCAGCCTGTGAGCATCGTGGAGTGGAACGTGTCCCTGCTCTGCATTCTGCTGTGCCTTGCCGCGCTGGAGTTCCTCATCTGCCTGCTGCAGCTGGGCGTGGGGCTGGTGACCGCCGTGTGCAGGCCCTGCTGCTACAAGCAGGAGTACAGCCTCCACgcctagaggaagaggaggaggaggaggaggacaggcctagaggaagaggaggaggaggaggaggaggaggaggacaggcctagaggaggaagaggaggaggaggaggaggaggacaggcctagaggaggaggaggaggaggaggaggaggaggaggaggaggacaggcctGTACCGCTGGGCCCGCAGGAGTGGAGATGGGTCGCTTTGATAGTAACACTGCACAACGTGCACTCCATTGCACTTACtatctctctcagacacacacacacacacataaacacacacacacacacacacacacacacacacacacacacacacacacacacacacacacacacacacacacacacacacacacacacacacacacacacacacacaccctcataacTAATGCCTGTCATCACTTGTTGCAGGAATGCACAACGTTCAAGGGCATTATCcttgattaattaatcacactctTAAAACATACGCAATATCTGCATACGAAAAACTGCAAGATTCCAGACATATAGTTGCCTGTTTCTCCACGAGGAAATACTTTTCAGCCAACAATCTCTACCACTGCATATGGGTTGGAAAAAAGGAGGCAATACTAGATCCCTCGCTGCCAGTATGTTGTTCTTATTGAGTAGATAGAGTCCTAAATCATACAAAATACCGTACAAAACTGAACTCTCAGTTACAGAAAGAACGGTTGGCACAGGGCTTCGTAGGAAGTGAAAGTGTATTTACTGAATTATTACAAATTCGATCTAATTACAGCTGTGTTTGCCTATAAAACACTTAATATGGAGATAGATGTTCTCATTGGATGCTATGTAATGTAAATCAATAAATGTAAGGCAGACGTGAATACATAGACGGATAAAGACTGGACGATCAGCTATACAAACAGAAATGTTATATTCTGGAGTAAATGAGTTGGAAATTATCCTGTTAAATGGGTCTTTGCTATTATCAGCAGATGGTAATACTATGTGCTTTGGAATGAGGCAGAAAGCAAGGCAGATGAGTCTTTGTTGCTGTGGTTAGCAAGCCCCACTGTTCACTGTTTAGTGAGGATAATGATTTGAAAACGGTCGTGTTTATAGCATTGGAGTTTTGTTAATTTTTCAATATTTCTATTGTACATTTTTTCAGTATTTTTTCTGGACCCCAGATCAGTGATATGGGTATTTTATATGAATGTAGTGCCATATTTTTATAACTTCATGTTTTTTGCCATCTTGAATAAAAATAACCTCTAAAACTATGATGAAACAAATAaggatttattttaattttgtatTGAGTATATGTTGTTTCATATGGTTGATGTCATGCACACTAATCAGGGCGACACTCTTTTGAATTGATCTCGGATAATACATTTGAGTCACCCCTTCCGTCAAGAAAGCAACAAAAAGCAATTTATTGGAACCGGGCGATTCAGCGGCCACATTTTTGTCTCAGAGCACTGGTTCCCCTGACCCCCAGCAGTCCAGGCTCGGGCGTCTGGGGACCTCGTTGTCTAAACATTGTTTCCTTAACTGAATTTCAATATGAATTGGACTGGATTTTTTCGTAAGAGGCTACGAGTTGAACCACAGTCACTGGAAGTTCGGAGACATTGAGATATTGAACGCTAAGCTCAATATCATAACCACGAGCAGTGGGTCAGTGAGTCGAGGAAGTCTGTATTTGTATAACAGTATTTTAGCATTTGATATCTTTTTTGTAACTTTTTATCCAAATATTATTTCATTCTTGGGGAGGATGACCTGATCTGGATGAATTCAACAAGCTGTTGTTCTGTTCAAATGGAGCCAAAGGTGAATTAAGGTCCGGGTTTGGAACCTCATCCAAATTATTCCTACAATGTTGACACAATATGTTCACACTCCCCCGCACTGTCGCATCtgtgaaaacaaaaacagtcaACCGAAAAGAGAACACAGCAGGGCTGAATCTGGAAGGCAAATTGTCCAGAACAAGAAAGTTGTGAGAAGAATGTCCAAAGCTAAGACAGATTTAGGGGCATTGATCCAATAAATCAATAACTTGTATTATGAGTGGCGGAGTTGTAATGCATTTACCAGAAACCTTTGGGTTTGTTTGTCAGGGGATTGCAGAAGTGATGTACGTAGTTACCTGAAGAGACCCCAACACATACTTTGTCATTCCATTGAAAAAGCCAAAGTCTTTCTGAATTTTCTAAATGTTGATTTTACAATACTACCTTGGAGTTTGGAAGATGGTTCACATAGACATATTACAATAAGGGCACATaaattaaccattaattaacattagtaaAGATAGTAATATGCATTATCATATAGGATTagcataggggttagggtaagcaTAGTTATTGCTGTGGACCTAGTAATTATTTGTAGAAATCTAAGTGATTTCGATGGATGTTGATTCAGTTTAATGGGATATCGGCAATACACTTCTCGTAAGTAATCTTGTAAGGAGGCTTTACTGAAACCAACAAATTAGAAAAATATAGTATGCTCGGTCATGACTAGTCCCCAAAAATCCTGAACCTACGTTATCTGGTTAATGTTGGACAGTTGTATCGACTGAGTCAAAGGTCAGCTGCTTGTTCCCTTGACTGATGCAGAAAAATCAGAAACAAAACTTGactttaaaaaacattttgtacAGACACATTTCCCTCCTACTGATCTGCTGTGCTACGATATGCTTTTACAAGATAAAAAAGGTACAGGATTTCACCATTCttatgaaagtgtgtgttttccactggACATTGGGTCTGGTCTGTTCAccactccctcacccccctgctCGACGGGGTAAACACGCTGGgtggggaggtagggggggggggggggtgttacagCCAGAGTCTATAGTCCCTGACTCACTGTCACAGACGCACCAGGGCAGCCCTCCACTGCACTTGTCGTTCGCCTGCCTTGATATCCTCGTCCTCTCCCTCATTTTGCGTACAACTTTCAAAACCTGAAGTAGCGAGACAGACGGCCATGCTTTGCTTCTGAGTTACGTTTTAAGTTGAGTCGCTTTCCGTTATATCTTTGGAGCATCTTGTTTGAGCGCCATGGCAGGAGTTGTGGGGATCAGACTAGGACTAAGGCCGCTGCTTTTGCTGTGTTGTGCGGCGGTGTGTGTGAGCGCCGTGAGGAGAGAGTATTTCCTCCGGATAGAGGAGGTACAGTGGAACTACGCTCCGTCGGGGATGAACCTCATCCAGAACCGCACTCTACAGCAGGACCAGTGAGtgctgccccacacacacacacacacacacacacacacacacacacacacacacacacacacacacacacacacaccacacacacacacacacacacacacacacacacacacacagaagaaacacacacacacacacagaagaaacacacacacacacacacacacacacacacacacacacacaccacacaacaccgcaccacaccacactcacacacacacacacacacgcacacgcacacgcacacacacacacacacacacacacacacacacacacacacacacagaagtaaaacacacacacagacacaaacacagaagaaacacacacaaacatacacacacacacacacacacacacacacacacacacacacacacacacacacacacacacacacacacacacacacacacacacacacacataagcatacatagacacgcacacgcataataatgtatacatatatatacatttatttat
Coding sequences within:
- the tm4sf18 gene encoding transmembrane 4 L6 family member 18, coding for MCCSVGFTRSLGLALLPLALCCILANLLLLFPMGEISYLRDQRLSSYILYFGGLGGGGLLMLVPVTTFISLGKCSCCWNEGLMMCGSVLAAVVGMVGSGYCFVLSGMTLLQGPLCFTVLGWTSPFSDDGGRYLLEPDSWSQCLQPVSIVEWNVSLLCILLCLAALEFLICLLQLGVGLVTAVCRPCCYKQEYSLHA